The following are encoded in a window of Campylobacterota bacterium genomic DNA:
- the pilM gene encoding pilus assembly protein PilM: MIKEIFFPEYYGKKRYISKTILSLAVTQDQVFAAQVYAKSKHSQVQKLLTQTIEQNQDVSEKKRTVTALKKIIEQVTLKDIDQIRIALPSSMVIFKELQFPFVDREKIRLVLRYEVESMLPFDIDQAVIDFIVTDENKEQNSASVLVAVAQREDLDEVLALYHDADIDPDVVTIDLFAFYSLYHQIPEYADIAKGSALVDVGMHSTRVAFLQNGKIRLTRYIQRGLATVAQHVSKDADISVAQVLSQLKNNSFPVAGQDSYARAVHKHFINFFNEIQFTLNSFSLKLNFYEGVNMILFLGKAYEMKNVIPFAADTLQITCQLFDWQRIFQTKAVKNKTKMSFTQGIDYSLALGSALSTPNLADFNLRRDNVSARTRRLIAKRAISVALLSILIVCVVGAKGFLQVSYVADRAQAIERREFARIKAAQVFSRGKFPKKPTLAKVVKEAERVVNQKVDLWAPFAKERMRPLTMLLELTRVIDKKTFDVTVTRVTINSDEGVTKGEVEGYFRSKTGSAHFTHFAELETRFKDSPFVRLTEQINAVPAEEKGVLFTVNVKQKEV, from the coding sequence ATGATTAAAGAGATTTTTTTTCCAGAATATTATGGGAAAAAGCGCTACATCTCAAAAACTATACTCAGCCTTGCAGTAACACAAGACCAAGTGTTTGCAGCACAGGTATATGCCAAGTCAAAACACAGTCAGGTACAAAAACTTTTGACGCAAACTATTGAGCAAAACCAAGATGTGTCAGAAAAAAAACGTACTGTCACAGCGCTTAAAAAAATCATAGAGCAGGTGACGCTTAAAGATATTGATCAAATTCGTATTGCGCTTCCTTCATCAATGGTAATTTTTAAGGAGTTGCAGTTTCCGTTTGTTGATCGTGAAAAAATTCGCCTGGTACTGCGTTATGAAGTCGAATCAATGTTGCCATTTGATATTGACCAGGCAGTTATAGATTTTATTGTGACCGACGAAAACAAAGAGCAAAACTCAGCAAGCGTACTGGTTGCGGTTGCTCAGCGCGAGGACTTAGACGAAGTGCTTGCTCTGTATCACGATGCAGACATAGATCCTGACGTGGTCACCATAGACCTGTTTGCTTTTTACAGTTTGTATCACCAAATACCAGAGTATGCTGATATCGCAAAAGGAAGTGCGTTGGTTGATGTTGGTATGCACTCAACGCGTGTTGCGTTTTTACAAAATGGTAAAATTCGCCTGACTCGTTACATCCAACGTGGCCTTGCAACCGTTGCCCAGCATGTCAGCAAAGATGCTGATATTTCAGTAGCCCAAGTACTTTCCCAGCTTAAAAACAACAGTTTTCCTGTTGCTGGGCAAGACTCATACGCACGAGCTGTGCACAAACATTTTATCAACTTTTTCAATGAGATTCAGTTTACGCTTAACTCATTTAGCCTCAAGCTTAACTTTTACGAAGGCGTAAACATGATTTTGTTTTTGGGCAAAGCCTATGAGATGAAAAATGTTATTCCCTTCGCAGCAGACACGCTACAGATAACTTGTCAGCTTTTTGATTGGCAGCGTATTTTTCAAACCAAGGCAGTAAAAAATAAAACAAAAATGTCATTTACGCAGGGTATCGACTATAGTCTTGCGCTTGGCAGCGCACTTAGCACGCCTAACCTCGCAGACTTTAACTTGCGCCGTGATAATGTTTCAGCACGTACGCGCAGGCTCATTGCAAAGCGTGCGATCAGCGTTGCCCTGCTCAGCATACTCATTGTCTGTGTGGTGGGTGCAAAAGGTTTTTTACAAGTTTCATATGTTGCAGACCGTGCTCAAGCAATTGAGCGTCGAGAATTTGCACGAATTAAAGCGGCACAAGTTTTTTCTCGCGGCAAGTTTCCAAAAAAGCCGACTCTTGCAAAGGTTGTCAAAGAGGCTGAACGTGTAGTTAACCAAAAAGTTGATTTATGGGCACCGTTTGCCAAAGAGCGTATGCGTCCGTTGACTATGTTGCTCGAGCTTACACGTGTCATTGATAAAAAAACTTTCGATGTTACTGTCACGCGTGTTACTATCAACAGCGATGAAGGAGTCACCAAAGGTGAGGTAGAAGGTTATTTTCGCTCTAAGACGGGTAGTGCACATTTTACTCATTTTGCAGAACTTGAAACACGCTTTAAAGATTCCCCGTTTGTACGTCTGACCGAGCAGATTAATGCAGTGCCAGCGGAAGAAAAAGGTGTATTGTTCACCGTCAATGTCAAGCAAAAGGAGGTGTAA
- a CDS encoding nucleotidyltransferase domain-containing protein has translation MNDGLTPERKNHILRAMEYHFPGAKVILFGSRARGDFHEGSDIDIAVDAGKKVDRYELYRARVTVEHLPLGLKIDLVDFHRVSELLREVIEKEGVVWKKRKTPVLLFLS, from the coding sequence ATGAACGACGGACTAACGCCTGAGCGTAAAAATCATATTCTACGTGCGATGGAGTATCACTTTCCTGGTGCGAAAGTTATTTTGTTTGGTTCTCGTGCACGGGGTGATTTTCATGAAGGTTCTGACATAGACATTGCCGTTGATGCTGGTAAAAAAGTTGATCGTTACGAATTGTATCGTGCTCGTGTAACAGTTGAGCATTTGCCTTTAGGCCTTAAAATTGATTTAGTTGACTTTCATAGAGTCTCAGAGCTTTTACGTGAAGTTATTGAAAAAGAAGGCGTTGTATGGAAAAAAAGGAAGACGCCTGTTTTGTTGTTTTTGAGTTAA
- a CDS encoding ankyrin repeat domain-containing protein, producing MKKILIWCVCLHTLAASNLDQAAHLSQFSYNAHYNAPKIKVRHEQLLAQLLEGDEQEQQQALLDLESTISGQTDFFGQLQTIPGLDMSTARVLSALMGTLLIDNSYLDTLSYVEGKFDKAQAELNRLLADKKSYVKKLGQKGYDKAVIESRQQAQSLAQEYQRLTELNNEVKEERDKVVGQLMVSAARLGLYRVIKLMLESGADANLVDQQGVTMLSIALERDDNELFCLLLGYGADVAVEVLREDDEFCEEE from the coding sequence ATGAAAAAAATTCTTATCTGGTGTGTCTGTCTTCACACCCTTGCAGCATCAAATCTTGATCAAGCTGCACATCTATCGCAATTTAGTTACAACGCCCACTACAATGCTCCCAAAATTAAAGTACGCCACGAGCAACTGCTTGCCCAGCTGTTAGAGGGTGACGAGCAGGAGCAACAGCAAGCACTGCTTGATTTAGAGTCAACCATATCCGGACAGACCGATTTTTTTGGTCAGCTACAAACAATACCTGGTCTGGACATGAGTACAGCCCGTGTGCTCAGTGCACTTATGGGTACGCTGCTTATTGACAATAGCTATCTTGACACCTTGTCCTACGTTGAAGGTAAATTTGACAAAGCCCAAGCAGAGCTCAACAGGTTACTAGCAGACAAAAAAAGTTATGTTAAAAAGTTGGGACAAAAAGGATATGACAAAGCGGTTATTGAGTCTAGACAACAAGCACAGTCGCTTGCGCAAGAGTACCAACGGCTAACAGAGCTCAATAACGAAGTAAAAGAAGAGCGGGATAAAGTTGTTGGTCAGCTGATGGTCAGCGCTGCTCGGCTTGGGTTGTATCGTGTCATTAAGCTGATGCTTGAGTCTGGTGCTGATGCCAACCTTGTTGACCAGCAGGGAGTGACAATGCTTTCGATCGCGCTTGAGCGGGATGATAATGAGTTGTTTTGTTTGCTGCTTGGCTATGGTGCCGATGTAGCCGTTGAAGTGTTACGAGAAGATGATGAGTTTTGTGAGGAGGAGTGA
- a CDS encoding ankyrin repeat domain-containing protein — protein MDKKILLFFSMSLLVAGHVSVWGQETNIADILPIDADDERTDQEKLFDAVKIGDIDTVKALISGGDVDLDQRDLTGKAVLHYAADKKDAPGLMKILVDGGADVNIRTQQFSQKKGMLVDEGYRLTPLHMAAANENEAAVEALLKSSKIDLNLKDFSEMRQTPLAYALSYNKEKNIANKLVDAGIEATGSDLANALKKRYTGIAKKLIQGGADVNYKGLAEAVEKGLGVSILKEALNNNDPDLLKLLMDKGIEIEDKDAAFIAMRYPQFMGVFEEKNPRLKEVFKDANTWQNIADKIAKGFLDDGDINLLQSDRIKNLSNFFDQTLLHMAVQSEIGAGTHFRIFNNIKLLLVDVGLDPNVQDQRGFSALHYAAEKGDSSIIRLVHENNGDLNLADKGKNTPLHLAVAKGKIEATRALIDAGADVNKTNLDGKTPLHVVVLEHKNKDFAAALFSALEVAGADLEVRDRDGKTPLHQAAGTGNIEMLERLVGAGADVNARENIKVTNELTGEAELKPLGNMPLHAAIRRGETQSVSMLLKNGADLSARDVDGKTPLEAAVSKVVPLGLGTTNKEKQKGFVENLNAKKELIKLLVLEGAEITDEVKRLAEQDVTDFNFKKYLEKLEVDVQKEQGQPTKKRKSYGLKDFFGGFKKKRKISEEKLVTRKAPEAKDSDPEQKTKPAFSKVTVQPGQTLLEAEEQKPVRPGPIPEGRRKALFDQASKKAAVDKSMPASKRRPDPRKIWKNPYEPHKPAPGIDRSKLKDAARAA, from the coding sequence GTGGACAAAAAAATCTTACTGTTTTTTTCTATGAGTTTATTGGTTGCGGGACATGTGTCAGTATGGGGTCAAGAGACTAACATAGCCGATATCTTACCCATTGATGCTGATGATGAGAGAACCGATCAGGAGAAACTATTTGATGCAGTTAAAATAGGCGATATTGATACTGTCAAAGCCTTGATAAGTGGTGGTGATGTTGATCTAGATCAGCGAGATTTAACGGGTAAAGCCGTATTGCACTATGCTGCTGATAAAAAAGATGCACCGGGGTTGATGAAAATATTGGTTGATGGTGGTGCCGACGTCAACATTAGAACACAGCAATTTAGCCAAAAAAAGGGAATGTTAGTTGATGAAGGATATCGACTAACTCCTCTACATATGGCTGCTGCAAATGAAAATGAAGCGGCAGTTGAAGCCCTTTTGAAATCATCAAAGATTGATCTTAACTTAAAAGATTTTTCAGAGATGCGGCAAACGCCGCTGGCCTATGCACTTAGTTATAACAAAGAAAAAAATATAGCAAATAAGCTCGTTGATGCTGGGATTGAGGCAACTGGGAGTGATTTAGCCAATGCTCTGAAAAAACGTTACACAGGCATAGCAAAAAAGCTTATACAGGGTGGTGCTGACGTAAACTATAAAGGTCTTGCTGAGGCTGTAGAAAAAGGTTTGGGGGTTTCCATACTCAAAGAGGCTTTGAATAATAATGACCCTGATTTGCTTAAGTTACTCATGGATAAGGGAATAGAAATAGAGGATAAAGATGCTGCCTTTATAGCGATGAGATACCCACAATTTATGGGAGTGTTTGAAGAAAAGAATCCTAGGTTGAAAGAAGTTTTTAAAGATGCAAATACGTGGCAAAACATAGCCGATAAAATCGCAAAAGGTTTTTTAGACGATGGCGATATTAATTTGTTACAAAGCGATAGAATAAAAAACTTATCAAACTTTTTTGATCAAACATTGTTGCACATGGCAGTGCAGAGTGAGATAGGAGCGGGTACACATTTTAGAATTTTTAATAACATAAAACTACTATTAGTAGACGTAGGGTTAGATCCAAATGTCCAAGATCAGCGTGGCTTTTCAGCACTGCATTATGCTGCTGAAAAAGGCGATAGCAGTATCATACGATTAGTACATGAAAATAATGGCGATCTTAACTTAGCAGACAAAGGTAAAAACACACCACTGCACTTGGCTGTAGCAAAAGGAAAAATTGAAGCGACCAGAGCTTTAATTGACGCAGGTGCAGATGTTAACAAGACAAATCTTGACGGTAAAACACCACTGCATGTTGTTGTTTTGGAGCATAAAAATAAAGATTTTGCGGCAGCACTTTTTAGTGCACTTGAGGTAGCAGGCGCAGACTTAGAGGTTCGTGATCGTGATGGTAAAACGCCACTTCATCAAGCTGCGGGTACTGGTAACATTGAAATGCTTGAAAGGCTTGTAGGTGCAGGTGCTGACGTTAATGCACGTGAAAATATAAAGGTAACTAACGAATTGACAGGAGAAGCAGAGCTTAAGCCACTTGGGAATATGCCTTTGCATGCAGCTATCAGAAGAGGAGAAACACAATCTGTGAGCATGTTGTTAAAAAATGGTGCTGATCTTAGTGCTCGTGATGTAGATGGTAAAACTCCCCTTGAGGCTGCGGTGAGTAAGGTTGTACCACTTGGGCTAGGGACCACAAACAAGGAAAAACAAAAGGGTTTTGTGGAAAATCTTAACGCAAAAAAAGAATTGATTAAGTTACTTGTTTTGGAAGGTGCTGAAATAACGGATGAGGTCAAAAGACTTGCAGAACAAGATGTCACAGATTTCAACTTTAAAAAGTATCTTGAGAAGCTGGAAGTAGATGTACAAAAAGAACAGGGGCAGCCAACCAAAAAGAGGAAGTCGTACGGACTGAAAGATTTCTTCGGTGGTTTCAAAAAAAAGAGAAAAATATCTGAAGAAAAACTAGTGACCAGAAAAGCGCCTGAAGCAAAAGATTCAGATCCTGAGCAAAAAACAAAGCCAGCATTTTCAAAAGTTACGGTACAGCCAGGCCAAACGCTTCTCGAGGCAGAAGAACAAAAGCCTGTTCGTCCTGGTCCAATTCCAGAAGGAAGACGAAAAGCATTATTTGACCAAGCGAGTAAGAAGGCAGCAGTAGATAAATCAATGCCAGCTAGCAAGCGTAGACCCGATCCAAGAAAAATTTGGAAAAATCCGTATGAACCACACAAGCCTGCGCCAGGCATTGATCGCTCAAAATTAAAAGATGCAGCCCGAGCTGCATAA